The following are encoded in a window of Sinomonas cyclohexanicum genomic DNA:
- a CDS encoding bifunctional 2-methylcitrate synthase/citrate synthase, which produces MTQAPSTAQSDSAIKKGLAGVVVDFTAISKVNPETNSLLYRGYPVQELAARCSFEEVAYLLWYGELPTREQLSEFEARERAGRKLDPLLKQVVDEMPDTCHPMDVCRTAASVQGARHPKAGDSSHEANLAKAVELFAAMPAVVAYDQRRRRGQGVIEPRDDLGYSANFLWMTFGEEPAPEVVRAFEVSMILYAEHSFNASTFTARVITSTLSDLHSAVTGAIGALKGPLHGGANEAVMETFEEIGIRADETHEQAKVRAKAWMDEALAAKKKVMGFGHRVYKHGDSRVPTMKAALDDLIAFYGRPEVLGLYDGLEQSMDEAKGIKPNLDYPTGPAYHLMGFDIPTFTPLFVASRIVGWTAHIMEQVENNALIRPLSAYNGPDERHLD; this is translated from the coding sequence ATGACCCAGGCGCCAAGCACTGCACAGAGCGATAGCGCGATCAAGAAGGGCCTTGCCGGCGTGGTGGTGGACTTCACCGCCATCTCGAAGGTCAACCCCGAGACCAACTCGCTGCTCTACCGCGGCTACCCGGTCCAGGAGCTGGCGGCCCGCTGCAGCTTCGAGGAGGTCGCCTACCTGCTCTGGTACGGCGAACTGCCCACCCGCGAGCAGCTGTCCGAGTTCGAGGCGCGGGAGCGCGCCGGCCGGAAGCTCGATCCCCTCCTGAAGCAGGTCGTGGACGAGATGCCCGACACCTGCCACCCGATGGATGTGTGCCGCACCGCGGCGAGCGTCCAGGGCGCCCGCCACCCCAAGGCCGGCGACTCGTCGCACGAGGCGAACCTCGCCAAGGCGGTCGAGCTGTTCGCCGCGATGCCCGCCGTTGTGGCGTACGACCAGCGGCGCCGCCGCGGCCAGGGCGTCATCGAGCCCCGCGACGATCTGGGCTACTCGGCGAACTTCCTGTGGATGACGTTCGGCGAGGAGCCGGCGCCCGAGGTGGTCCGGGCGTTCGAGGTCTCGATGATCCTCTACGCCGAGCACTCGTTCAACGCCTCCACCTTCACCGCACGCGTCATCACCTCGACGCTCTCCGACCTGCACTCCGCGGTCACCGGCGCGATCGGCGCCCTCAAGGGCCCGCTCCACGGCGGCGCGAACGAGGCCGTCATGGAGACGTTCGAGGAGATCGGGATCCGGGCGGACGAGACGCACGAGCAGGCCAAGGTCCGGGCCAAGGCCTGGATGGATGAGGCGCTCGCGGCCAAGAAGAAAGTCATGGGATTCGGCCACCGCGTGTACAAGCACGGCGACTCGCGGGTGCCCACCATGAAGGCGGCCCTCGACGACCTCATCGCGTTCTACGGCCGCCCCGAGGTCCTCGGCCTCTACGACGGGCTCGAGCAGTCCATGGACGAGGCCAAGGGCATCAAGCCGAACCTCGACTACCCCACGGGCCCGGCCTACCACCTCATGGGCTTCGACATCCCCACGTTCACGCCGCTGTTCGT
- the prpB gene encoding methylisocitrate lyase, whose product MLYSTTTPEQKRAKLREILSSGTIQQFPGAFSPLSARLIEEKGFPGVYISGAVLANDLGLPDIGLTTLTEVATRAGQIARMTNLPAIVDADTGFGEAMNVARTVQELENAGLAGMHIEDQVNPKRCGHLDGKAVVDLDTALQRVRAAAEARRDPNFLIMARTDIRATGEGAAGLDAAVERVKALVDAGADSIFPEAMGTLDEFKAIRDAVDVPVLANMTEFGKSRLFTADELAGVGINLIIYPVTLLRIAMGAAERTLETIRAEGTQEARVPEMLTRARLYELVDYEAYNRFDTGVFNFQVPGRY is encoded by the coding sequence ATGCTGTACTCCACCACGACCCCGGAGCAGAAGCGGGCGAAGCTCCGCGAGATCCTCTCCTCGGGCACGATCCAGCAGTTCCCGGGGGCGTTCAGCCCTCTCTCCGCGCGGCTGATCGAGGAGAAGGGCTTCCCCGGGGTGTACATCTCCGGGGCGGTCCTCGCCAACGACCTGGGGCTGCCGGACATCGGTCTCACGACCCTCACCGAGGTGGCCACCCGTGCGGGCCAGATTGCGCGGATGACCAACCTCCCCGCCATCGTGGACGCTGACACCGGGTTCGGCGAAGCCATGAACGTGGCCCGCACCGTCCAGGAGCTCGAGAACGCCGGCCTCGCCGGCATGCACATCGAGGACCAGGTCAACCCGAAGCGCTGCGGCCACCTCGACGGCAAGGCGGTCGTGGACCTCGACACCGCGCTCCAGCGCGTCCGGGCCGCCGCGGAAGCACGGCGTGATCCGAACTTCCTCATCATGGCGCGCACCGACATCCGCGCCACCGGCGAGGGGGCCGCCGGGCTGGACGCCGCCGTCGAGCGCGTCAAGGCGCTCGTGGACGCCGGGGCCGACTCGATCTTCCCCGAGGCCATGGGCACCCTCGACGAGTTCAAGGCCATCCGGGACGCCGTGGACGTCCCGGTCCTGGCGAACATGACCGAGTTCGGCAAGAGCCGCCTGTTCACGGCGGACGAGCTGGCCGGCGTCGGGATCAACCTCATCATCTACCCCGTGACCCTGCTGCGAATCGCGATGGGAGCGGCCGAGCGGACGCTCGAGACGATCAGGGCCGAGGGCACCCAGGAGGCCCGCGTGCCCGAGATGCTCACTCGCGCCCGCCTCTACGAGCTGGTTGACTACGAGGCGTACAACCGTTTCGACACCGGCGTATTCAATTTTCAGGTTCCGGGCCGATACTGA
- a CDS encoding MmgE/PrpD family protein has product MVEMHKVRVYKSEENLPREDQLAHKIAKVAADPVEVTDEVTEMIINRIIDNASVAIASLNRGPIIAARAQALSHAPSSGGKGALVYGVTDRVSPEWAAWANGVAVRELDYHDTFLAAEYSHPGDNIPPILAVGQHVGSTGRDLIRGIATGYEIQVDLVKAISLHKHKIDHVAHLGPSAAAGIGTLLGLDVETIFQAVGQALHTTTATRQSRKGEISTWKAHAPAFAGKMAVEAVDRAMRGQTSPVPIYEGEDGVIAWLLDGPDAAYEVPLPAEGEAKRAILDTYTKEHSAEYQAQAWIDLARKLHREHPEVTDPDNVASILIKTSHHTHYVIGSGANDPQKYDPTASRETLDHSIPYIFAVALQDGAWHHVDSYSPERAGRPDTVALWHKVATEEDPEWTRRYHSLDISEKAFGGSVVITLADGTVIEDEIAVADAHPLGARPFGREQYIAKFRTLAADAVAPEEIERFLGAVQRLPELGAGELDQLNIVAKDGVIDLASAPKGLF; this is encoded by the coding sequence ATGGTTGAGATGCACAAGGTCCGCGTCTACAAGAGCGAAGAGAACCTGCCCCGCGAGGACCAGCTCGCGCACAAGATCGCGAAGGTCGCGGCCGACCCGGTCGAGGTCACCGACGAGGTGACCGAGATGATCATCAACCGCATCATCGACAACGCGTCCGTCGCGATCGCATCGCTCAACCGCGGGCCCATCATCGCCGCGCGGGCGCAGGCGCTCAGCCACGCGCCGTCGTCCGGCGGGAAGGGCGCGCTCGTGTACGGCGTCACCGACCGCGTTTCCCCCGAGTGGGCGGCGTGGGCCAACGGCGTGGCCGTGCGCGAGCTCGACTACCACGACACGTTCCTCGCGGCGGAGTACTCCCACCCGGGCGACAACATCCCGCCGATCCTCGCCGTGGGCCAGCACGTCGGCTCGACCGGGCGCGACCTCATCCGCGGCATCGCGACCGGTTACGAGATCCAGGTGGACCTCGTGAAGGCCATCAGCCTCCACAAGCACAAGATCGACCACGTGGCCCACCTCGGCCCGTCCGCCGCGGCCGGCATCGGCACGCTGCTCGGCCTCGACGTCGAGACCATCTTCCAGGCCGTGGGCCAGGCCCTGCACACGACGACGGCGACCCGCCAGTCCCGCAAGGGCGAGATCTCCACGTGGAAGGCCCACGCCCCGGCCTTCGCGGGCAAGATGGCCGTCGAGGCCGTGGACCGCGCCATGCGGGGCCAGACCTCCCCCGTGCCGATCTACGAGGGCGAGGACGGCGTCATCGCGTGGCTGCTCGACGGGCCCGACGCCGCGTACGAGGTCCCGCTGCCCGCCGAGGGCGAGGCGAAGCGCGCGATCCTCGACACGTACACGAAGGAGCACTCGGCCGAGTACCAGGCGCAGGCGTGGATCGACCTCGCCCGCAAGCTGCACCGCGAGCACCCCGAGGTGACCGACCCGGACAACGTGGCGAGCATCCTCATCAAGACGAGCCACCACACCCACTACGTCATCGGCTCCGGGGCCAACGACCCGCAGAAGTACGATCCCACGGCGTCCCGCGAGACTCTGGACCACTCGATCCCGTACATCTTCGCCGTGGCCCTCCAGGACGGCGCGTGGCACCACGTGGACTCCTACTCCCCCGAGCGCGCCGGCCGGCCCGACACGGTCGCGCTGTGGCACAAGGTCGCCACGGAGGAGGACCCCGAGTGGACCCGCCGGTACCACTCGCTCGACATCTCGGAGAAGGCGTTCGGCGGCTCGGTGGTCATCACCCTCGCGGACGGGACAGTGATCGAGGACGAGATCGCGGTGGCCGACGCGCACCCGCTCGGCGCGCGCCCGTTCGGCCGCGAGCAGTACATCGCCAAGTTCCGGACCCTTGCCGCGGACGCCGTGGCGCCCGAGGAGATCGAGCGGTTCCTCGGCGCCGTCCAGCGCCTCCCCGAGCTCGGCGCGGGCGAGCTCGACCAGCTCAATATCGTGGCCAAGGACGGCGTGATCGACCTCGCGTCCGCCCCCAAGGGCCTGTTCTGA
- a CDS encoding GntR family transcriptional regulator → MKASDRAYTALRDDIVEWRLPPGTLLGEVEQSERLGISRTPLREALARLTADGLASAQRGRGVVVSDISLAHIDELFELREALESKAAALAALRGDHERFADLRDRFAAAPELLTDDDPQRHEYYALAAELDAAINDAIGNSYLTQSLEGLRVHLTRVRRLAKDDAARLRQAATEHAAIAGAIADGNAHLAAAATAVHLNNSLNHIKNASAQPHPSHPDTHPEREV, encoded by the coding sequence ATGAAGGCCAGCGACCGCGCCTACACGGCTCTCCGCGACGACATCGTCGAGTGGCGCCTTCCCCCGGGCACCCTCCTGGGCGAGGTCGAGCAGTCCGAGCGCCTCGGGATCTCCCGGACGCCTCTGCGCGAGGCCCTCGCCCGCCTCACCGCGGACGGGCTCGCGTCGGCCCAGCGGGGCCGCGGAGTCGTCGTGAGCGACATCTCCCTCGCCCACATCGACGAGCTGTTCGAGCTGCGCGAGGCGCTCGAGTCCAAGGCCGCCGCCCTCGCGGCGCTGCGCGGCGACCATGAGCGCTTCGCCGACCTGCGCGACCGCTTCGCGGCGGCGCCCGAGCTCCTGACCGACGACGACCCGCAGCGCCACGAGTACTACGCGCTCGCCGCCGAGCTCGACGCCGCGATCAACGACGCGATCGGCAACTCGTACCTCACGCAGTCCCTCGAGGGCCTCCGCGTGCATCTCACCCGCGTGCGGCGCCTCGCGAAGGACGACGCCGCGCGGCTGAGGCAGGCGGCGACCGAGCACGCCGCGATCGCCGGCGCCATCGCGGACGGCAACGCGCACCTCGCGGCCGCCGCGACCGCCGTCCACCTGAACAACAGCCTTAACCACATCAAGAACGCCAGCGCGCAGCCCCACCCGAGCCACCCCGACACCCACCCCGAACGAGAGGTCTGA
- a CDS encoding AMP-binding protein, whose translation MGRYAEAYRESLSDREAFWLDAAKAVDWVEAPTAALDASEPPLYRWFPGGTLNTAYNALDRHVEAGRGDAAALVYDSAVLGIQRTYTYAELTDLVARFAGALAARGVRKGDRVVVYMPMIPEAAIAMLACARLGAVHSVVFGGFAPRELAARIRDARPTLIVTASGGIEPNRRVEYLPAVAEALEIAEMPEVGVVVKVRDGFAHQLADHPGWDDFDAALGAAAPAAPVPVAASDPLYILYTSGTTGTPKGVQRDNGGHAVALSWTLKNLYGVGPGEVMWTASDVGWVVGHSYIVYGPLLAGATTVLYEGKPVGTPDAGAFWRVVADHGVKVLFTAPTALRAIRRADPEAALLADHDTSTLVRLYAAGERLDPETYRWAGEKLGVPVVDHWWQTETGWAICGNPRGLEDLPLKAGSPSVPMPGYALDILDGAGEPVEPGEEGNIVLRLPLPPGTLSTLWHNDERYIASYLSAFPGYYATGDSGYRDADGYVFVMGRTDDIINVAGHRLSTGAIEAVLAGHPAVAECAVIGLKDSLKGQRAVGYVVLKAGVETAEEQLVPELVALVRKQIGPVADFKQAIVVDALPKTRSGKILRKTMRQIADGDEYTVPSTIEDPGVIDRLIPVLTGE comes from the coding sequence ATGGGACGGTACGCCGAGGCCTACCGCGAGAGCCTGTCCGACCGGGAGGCCTTCTGGCTCGACGCGGCGAAGGCCGTGGACTGGGTCGAGGCGCCGACCGCGGCGCTCGACGCCTCGGAGCCGCCGCTGTACCGGTGGTTCCCCGGCGGCACCCTGAACACTGCCTACAACGCGCTCGACCGCCACGTCGAGGCCGGCCGCGGTGACGCTGCCGCTCTCGTGTACGACTCCGCGGTCCTCGGCATTCAGCGCACCTACACGTACGCCGAGCTCACCGACCTCGTGGCGCGTTTCGCCGGTGCGCTCGCCGCACGCGGCGTCAGGAAGGGCGACCGCGTCGTCGTGTACATGCCGATGATCCCCGAGGCCGCCATCGCGATGCTCGCGTGCGCGCGCCTCGGCGCGGTGCACTCGGTGGTATTCGGCGGCTTCGCCCCGCGCGAGCTCGCCGCCCGGATCAGGGACGCCCGGCCCACGCTCATCGTGACCGCGAGCGGCGGCATCGAGCCGAACCGCCGCGTCGAGTACCTGCCTGCCGTCGCGGAGGCGCTCGAGATCGCCGAGATGCCAGAAGTCGGCGTGGTGGTCAAGGTCCGCGACGGGTTCGCCCACCAGCTCGCCGACCATCCCGGGTGGGACGATTTCGACGCGGCGCTCGGAGCCGCTGCGCCGGCCGCCCCGGTGCCCGTCGCGGCGTCGGACCCCCTGTACATCCTCTACACGTCCGGCACCACGGGGACGCCCAAGGGGGTCCAGCGCGACAACGGCGGGCACGCCGTCGCGCTCTCGTGGACGCTCAAGAACCTCTACGGCGTGGGCCCGGGCGAGGTGATGTGGACCGCGTCCGACGTCGGCTGGGTCGTGGGCCACTCCTACATCGTGTACGGCCCGCTCCTGGCCGGCGCCACGACCGTGCTGTACGAGGGCAAGCCCGTGGGCACGCCCGACGCCGGGGCGTTCTGGCGCGTCGTGGCCGACCACGGAGTCAAGGTCCTGTTCACCGCGCCCACGGCCCTGCGCGCGATCCGCCGCGCGGACCCGGAGGCGGCGCTCCTGGCCGACCATGACACCTCGACCCTCGTGCGCCTCTACGCCGCGGGCGAGCGGCTCGACCCCGAGACGTACCGGTGGGCGGGGGAGAAGCTCGGGGTGCCCGTGGTGGACCACTGGTGGCAGACCGAGACCGGATGGGCGATCTGCGGCAACCCCCGCGGCCTCGAGGACCTCCCGCTCAAGGCGGGGTCCCCGTCGGTCCCGATGCCGGGCTACGCCCTCGACATCCTCGACGGCGCGGGCGAGCCCGTCGAGCCGGGCGAGGAGGGCAACATCGTCCTGCGGCTGCCGCTCCCGCCGGGCACGCTCAGCACGCTGTGGCACAACGACGAGCGCTACATCGCCTCCTACCTCTCCGCATTCCCCGGATACTACGCGACCGGGGACTCCGGGTACCGCGACGCGGACGGCTACGTGTTCGTGATGGGCCGGACCGACGACATCATCAACGTCGCCGGGCACCGCCTCTCGACCGGCGCCATCGAGGCCGTACTCGCGGGCCACCCCGCGGTGGCCGAGTGCGCCGTGATCGGCCTCAAGGACTCGCTCAAGGGGCAGCGCGCCGTCGGCTACGTGGTCCTCAAGGCAGGCGTCGAGACGGCCGAGGAGCAGCTCGTGCCGGAGCTCGTGGCGCTCGTGCGGAAGCAGATCGGCCCGGTGGCGGACTTCAAGCAGGCCATCGTCGTCGACGCGCTGCCCAAGACCCGGTCGGGCAAGATCCTGCGCAAGACCATGCGGCAGATCGCGGACGGCGATGAGTACACCGTCCCCTCGACCATCGAGGACCCAGGGGTGATCGATCGCCTCATCCCGGTGCTCACAGGCGAGTGA
- a CDS encoding thioesterase family protein has translation MHLLLRTLVLLITSRRRPPLSIWGTSSLALRVLPTDIDIALHVNNGMYFSLMDLGRFDLMVRARVWDRIRARGWSPVVNLETITFRKSLQLWQAYTIESKIIGFDEKAIFFEQRMVADGEVYARAYIATRLVSKGGPVANEEIFEEMGQPPVDLVLPEFLHAWREENALPSTRRPAPHVW, from the coding sequence ATGCATCTGCTCCTGCGCACCCTCGTGCTCCTGATCACCTCGCGACGCCGCCCGCCCCTGAGCATCTGGGGGACGTCGTCCCTGGCGCTGCGCGTCCTCCCCACGGACATCGACATCGCCCTGCACGTCAACAACGGCATGTACTTCTCGCTCATGGACCTGGGCCGGTTCGACCTCATGGTGCGGGCCCGGGTGTGGGACCGCATCCGGGCGCGGGGCTGGAGCCCGGTGGTGAACCTCGAGACGATCACCTTCCGCAAGTCCCTGCAGCTGTGGCAGGCGTACACGATCGAGTCGAAGATCATCGGCTTCGACGAGAAGGCCATCTTCTTCGAGCAGCGCATGGTGGCCGACGGCGAGGTGTACGCCCGCGCGTACATCGCCACGCGCCTGGTGTCGAAGGGCGGACCCGTGGCCAACGAGGAGATCTTCGAAGAGATGGGCCAGCCGCCCGTCGACCTCGTGCTCCCCGAGTTCCTGCACGCGTGGCGCGAGGAGAACGCGCTCCCGAGCACCCGCCGGCCCGCCCCTCACGTCTGGTAG
- a CDS encoding gamma-glutamyltransferase family protein, whose product MEFTTRPELAGTLGMVSATHWIGAQAGMAMLERGGNAFDAAAAAGFALQAAEPQQNGPGGDMTLIFARPGSQPQVLCAQGPAPAAATIAAFHALGLAHVPGTGLLPAAIPGSTLGWLTLLADHGTLPLADVLGPALRVAEVGLPVGEGLAAVLARMAPHFRDHWPTSAALYAPGGAPVPAGGLLRNPALAGTWRRLAAAESQAAAQGGGRAEAIGAVVREWTEGFVAEAIDAFCRVPRHDSSGTAHAGLLTAQDLAAWRPHYEPTVSVDFRGWTVHKCGFWTQGPVFLQQLAILDAVPGFGEGALAPGTEGYLHTLLEATKLALADREAWYGDSPDVPAEVLLSRDYAAERARLIGESASHELRPGSPAGRVPRLPDLVVRCGFDAAGVNGLGEPNAVRALLEAAALPDREGRARTDTVHIDVVDQWGNMVSAMPSGGWLSSSPVIPELGFPLGTRLQMAWLEDGLPNALAPGKRPRTTLSPSLATRNGEAVLAFGSPGGDQQDQWQPHFFLDLALRGAGLQEAIDAPAFHSVHAPSSFYPHEHQPGVALFEGRFGAETIDALRQRGHVIGMTGDWQIGRLCAVARDPLTGVLRAAANPRGMSGYAAGR is encoded by the coding sequence ATGGAGTTCACCACGCGGCCCGAGCTCGCCGGCACGCTCGGCATGGTCTCCGCGACGCACTGGATCGGAGCCCAGGCCGGCATGGCCATGCTCGAGCGGGGAGGGAACGCGTTCGACGCCGCCGCTGCCGCCGGCTTCGCGCTGCAGGCCGCGGAACCGCAGCAGAACGGCCCCGGCGGCGACATGACGCTCATCTTCGCGCGCCCGGGGTCCCAACCGCAGGTGCTCTGCGCCCAGGGTCCGGCCCCGGCCGCCGCGACCATCGCAGCCTTCCACGCGCTGGGCCTGGCCCACGTGCCCGGCACCGGGCTGCTGCCCGCGGCCATCCCGGGCTCGACGCTCGGCTGGCTCACCCTCCTCGCCGACCACGGGACCCTTCCCCTCGCCGACGTGCTCGGCCCGGCCCTCCGAGTGGCCGAGGTCGGCCTCCCGGTGGGCGAGGGCCTCGCCGCGGTCCTCGCCAGGATGGCCCCGCACTTCCGCGACCACTGGCCCACCTCTGCGGCCCTGTACGCGCCGGGGGGCGCGCCGGTCCCTGCAGGAGGCCTCCTGCGCAATCCCGCGCTCGCTGGCACCTGGCGACGTCTCGCCGCCGCCGAATCCCAGGCCGCGGCGCAGGGCGGGGGACGCGCGGAGGCGATCGGCGCCGTCGTGCGCGAATGGACCGAGGGCTTCGTGGCGGAGGCGATCGACGCGTTCTGCCGGGTTCCCCGGCATGACTCGAGCGGCACGGCGCACGCTGGCCTCCTCACGGCACAGGACCTCGCGGCGTGGCGGCCGCATTACGAGCCCACGGTCTCGGTCGACTTCCGCGGCTGGACGGTCCACAAGTGCGGGTTCTGGACCCAAGGGCCCGTGTTCCTGCAGCAGCTGGCCATCCTCGACGCGGTTCCCGGATTCGGCGAAGGCGCCCTGGCCCCCGGCACGGAAGGCTATCTCCACACGCTGCTGGAGGCGACCAAGCTCGCTCTTGCGGACCGCGAGGCCTGGTACGGGGACAGTCCCGACGTCCCGGCGGAGGTCCTCCTCTCGCGCGACTACGCGGCCGAGCGGGCCCGGCTCATCGGCGAGTCCGCGTCCCACGAGCTGCGGCCCGGTTCGCCCGCGGGCCGGGTCCCACGGCTTCCTGACCTCGTGGTCCGTTGCGGCTTCGACGCAGCCGGGGTCAACGGGCTCGGCGAGCCCAACGCCGTCCGCGCGCTCCTCGAGGCCGCCGCGCTGCCGGACCGCGAGGGAAGGGCGCGTACGGACACCGTCCACATCGACGTCGTGGACCAGTGGGGGAACATGGTCTCGGCCATGCCCAGCGGCGGCTGGCTCTCGAGCTCGCCGGTGATCCCCGAACTCGGATTCCCCCTCGGCACGAGGCTCCAGATGGCCTGGCTCGAGGACGGGCTGCCCAACGCGCTCGCGCCGGGAAAGCGCCCCCGGACCACGCTCTCGCCGTCGCTCGCGACGCGCAACGGCGAGGCGGTGCTGGCGTTCGGTTCGCCGGGCGGAGATCAGCAGGACCAGTGGCAGCCGCACTTCTTCCTCGACCTCGCACTCCGTGGCGCGGGCCTCCAGGAGGCGATCGACGCGCCTGCCTTCCACTCCGTGCACGCGCCGTCGAGCTTCTATCCGCACGAGCACCAGCCCGGCGTCGCCCTTTTCGAGGGGCGCTTCGGGGCGGAGACCATCGACGCGCTGCGGCAGCGGGGACACGTCATCGGCATGACGGGCGACTGGCAGATCGGCCGGTTGTGCGCCGTGGCACGCGATCCCCTGACCGGGGTGCTGCGCGCCGCCGCGAATCCGCGGGGGATGTCCGGCTACGCGGCCGGCCGCTGA